In one window of Bdellovibrio bacteriovorus W DNA:
- a CDS encoding cytochrome bd ubiquinol oxidase subunit I (COG1271 Cytochrome bd-type quinol oxidase, subunit 1) → MTDLLAARSTMAFSLGFHIIFAAIGMTMPFFMSVAHWYYLKKKEPEYLELTKMWMKGVAILFAVGAVSGTVLSFELGLLWPGFMTYAGPIIGMPFSWEGTAFFIEAIAIGLFLYGWDRMKPWVHWSAGLLVGISGFVSGIFVVAANSWMNTPQGFDWVNGVATNIDPVKAMFNKAWLHQSLHMQVAALQAVGFAVAGIHAYLLLKGSAPKLNKIGLKIAMSFAVISSFAQPLIGHFAAQKVAEYQPAKLAAMEGHFKTSSRAPLYIGGIPDEENQTMEWGIAIPGALSFLATNDFNAEIKGLDQFPKDEWPPVLITHVAFQIMVAIGTFLALVSLYYLWSWKKNSYSRFLLRLLTFCIPFGFLAIEAGWIVTEVGRQPWIIYGFLKTKDALTPMPGMVYHFYLFLVLYLFLAFITVWLLRRQVLASQKKFSEATK, encoded by the coding sequence ATGACAGACCTGCTTGCCGCCCGCTCAACGATGGCATTTTCTTTAGGCTTTCATATCATCTTTGCCGCTATCGGCATGACGATGCCATTCTTTATGAGTGTGGCACATTGGTACTATCTAAAAAAGAAAGAGCCTGAGTACCTTGAACTCACCAAGATGTGGATGAAGGGTGTGGCAATATTATTTGCAGTGGGCGCTGTGTCTGGCACTGTCCTATCTTTTGAACTGGGCCTCTTGTGGCCAGGCTTTATGACCTATGCAGGTCCTATCATCGGTATGCCATTTTCTTGGGAAGGAACTGCATTCTTTATCGAAGCCATCGCCATTGGTCTTTTTCTTTATGGTTGGGATCGGATGAAGCCATGGGTCCACTGGAGCGCAGGACTCTTGGTGGGAATCTCGGGATTTGTCTCTGGAATTTTTGTCGTCGCCGCCAATTCGTGGATGAACACCCCACAAGGTTTTGACTGGGTGAACGGAGTAGCGACAAATATAGACCCAGTAAAGGCCATGTTCAATAAAGCTTGGCTTCATCAAAGTCTTCATATGCAAGTCGCAGCTCTTCAAGCAGTGGGCTTTGCAGTGGCAGGCATTCATGCCTATTTACTATTAAAAGGCTCTGCGCCCAAACTAAATAAAATCGGTCTAAAAATCGCCATGAGCTTTGCCGTTATCAGCTCATTTGCACAGCCATTGATTGGGCACTTTGCTGCTCAGAAAGTTGCCGAGTATCAACCTGCTAAACTAGCCGCCATGGAAGGTCACTTTAAAACTTCGTCGCGTGCGCCACTTTATATTGGCGGTATTCCTGATGAAGAAAATCAAACCATGGAGTGGGGAATCGCAATTCCCGGAGCGTTGAGCTTCTTGGCAACAAATGATTTCAATGCCGAGATCAAAGGGCTTGATCAATTTCCAAAAGACGAATGGCCACCTGTTCTGATCACACACGTCGCTTTTCAAATCATGGTCGCCATTGGTACCTTCCTTGCCCTCGTAAGTCTTTACTACCTCTGGAGTTGGAAGAAAAACAGCTATTCACGTTTTCTCCTTCGCCTTCTCACCTTCTGTATTCCCTTCGGATTTTTAGCGATTGAAGCTGGCTGGATCGTTACTGAGGTCGGAAGGCAACCTTGGATTATTTATGGTTTTTTAAAAACTAAAGATGCTCTCACTCCAATGCCAGGAATGGTCTATCATTTTTATCTTTTCTTAGTGCTTTATTTATTTTTAGCTTTCATCACTGTTTGGCTTTTGCGCCGTCAAGTTCTTGCCTCTCAGAAGAAGTTTTCGGAGGCTACAAAGTGA
- a CDS encoding methyltransferase gidB (COG0357 Predicted S-adenosylmethionine-dependent methyltransferase involved in bacterial cell division), with protein sequence MLRQMAHKNKSNYSPYKARQEARRKQDSPKQGSVSSSATSAGSSSLRGKHKKPEMIYELNEANDRLADIFRNHGFDLVSHEQRHQLAHFYRLLMLNQEKENFTRLLKLRDVAIRHFIDSIIILKHTELQFPLLDVGTGPGFPGIPLKIMFPEEKILLGEGVQRRVEFLKHVRSEMSLENLDILGRNINRHCVYPINGAITRAVEDIGNTLNNVMSGLQLGGRVYFMKGPGVDPEIKAAKENWGEFYKLVQDVAYNLPETPHERRLVVYEKIKHQELPEEDEGEELLLEELSGEEKRRWSIYK encoded by the coding sequence TTGCTTCGACAAATGGCACATAAGAATAAATCCAATTACAGCCCCTATAAGGCGCGCCAAGAAGCCCGCCGTAAGCAAGATAGCCCAAAACAAGGGTCCGTGTCGTCCTCAGCGACCTCAGCAGGATCTTCCAGCCTGCGCGGAAAGCATAAAAAACCTGAGATGATCTATGAATTAAACGAAGCTAATGACAGACTTGCTGATATTTTCCGCAATCATGGCTTCGACTTGGTCTCCCATGAGCAGCGCCATCAATTAGCGCACTTTTACCGCCTCCTTATGCTCAATCAGGAAAAAGAAAACTTCACACGCCTCCTCAAACTGCGTGACGTTGCCATTCGTCACTTCATTGACAGCATCATCATCCTGAAACACACAGAGCTACAATTCCCACTCTTAGACGTGGGCACAGGGCCTGGGTTTCCAGGAATTCCTTTAAAGATTATGTTCCCGGAAGAGAAAATCCTTTTGGGCGAAGGAGTTCAGCGCCGTGTGGAATTTTTAAAGCACGTGCGCTCGGAAATGAGTCTTGAGAATTTAGATATCTTAGGTCGCAACATCAATCGTCATTGCGTATACCCTATCAACGGAGCTATCACGCGCGCGGTGGAAGACATCGGCAACACTCTTAACAATGTCATGAGTGGCCTCCAGTTGGGCGGCCGAGTTTATTTCATGAAAGGCCCTGGAGTTGATCCAGAGATCAAAGCCGCAAAAGAGAACTGGGGCGAATTCTATAAACTTGTGCAGGACGTGGCTTACAACCTCCCAGAAACACCCCATGAACGTCGCTTGGTAGTCTATGAAAAAATCAAACACCAAGAGCTTCCTGAAGAAGACGAAGGCGAAGAGTTGCTTCTAGAGGAACTCTCAGGTGAAGAAAAACGTCGTTGGAGTATTTATAAATGA
- a CDS encoding mevalonate kinase (COG1577 Mevalonate kinase) produces the protein MSTDFECRSFGKWILAGEHSVLRGVPALVFPIQSREMHLQYTRTNEPLRFDLLGAHGEELQLLVWGVLDKACDLLKIKKSDLQGTVVLSSTVPVGAGMGASAALCVALTRWLGYLGHVSESEFYDFARNLENLFHGESSGVDIAVALSGSGLHFERHGERLSLTTSWQPQWYISYCGERGVTLDAVNKVKALIASNEELGSALDQQMHDAVLMAKKALAKTESEGFSELVKAIDLAGDCFEKWDLNRGAPEKHMMWLKSQGAVAVKPTGSGGGGYVLSLWKQAPPSEVLNQLIPC, from the coding sequence ATGTCCACTGATTTTGAATGTCGCTCTTTTGGTAAATGGATTCTAGCAGGTGAGCACTCTGTCTTAAGAGGTGTTCCGGCTTTAGTTTTCCCAATCCAATCTCGCGAAATGCATTTGCAATATACTCGTACAAATGAACCTTTGCGCTTTGATCTACTGGGTGCTCACGGAGAAGAATTGCAACTTCTTGTGTGGGGAGTTTTAGATAAAGCCTGTGATCTTTTAAAGATTAAAAAGTCTGATTTACAGGGAACAGTGGTTTTAAGTTCGACGGTGCCTGTCGGGGCAGGCATGGGCGCTTCTGCGGCTCTTTGTGTGGCTTTGACTCGTTGGTTGGGCTATTTAGGTCATGTGAGTGAAAGTGAGTTCTATGATTTCGCGAGAAACTTAGAAAATCTTTTCCATGGTGAAAGCAGTGGAGTGGATATTGCTGTGGCACTGTCGGGCTCTGGACTGCATTTTGAAAGACATGGGGAGCGCTTATCTCTGACAACCTCGTGGCAGCCTCAATGGTATATCTCTTATTGTGGCGAAAGAGGTGTGACTCTCGACGCTGTTAATAAAGTGAAAGCTCTTATTGCAAGCAATGAGGAACTTGGAAGTGCCCTTGATCAACAAATGCATGATGCCGTCTTAATGGCGAAAAAGGCTTTGGCTAAAACCGAGAGTGAAGGTTTTTCTGAACTTGTGAAAGCGATCGATCTTGCTGGAGATTGTTTTGAAAAGTGGGATTTAAACCGTGGCGCTCCAGAGAAGCACATGATGTGGTTGAAGTCTCAAGGGGCTGTGGCCGTAAAGCCCACGGGTTCTGGTGGTGGGGGATATGTTCTCTCGCTGTGGAAGCAGGCGCCACCGAGTGAAGTCTTAAATCAGCTCATTCCTTGTTAA
- a CDS encoding cytochrome bd ubiquinol oxidase subunit II (COG1294 Cytochrome bd-type quinol oxidase, subunit 2) — protein sequence MIEILIFFIGASLVLYVLFGGADYGAGILELLPTPARLRDGQKELINYAMGPVWEANHMWLVLIIVILFNGFPLIFTTLMTSLHIPMVALLIGIVVRGTAFTFRHYDAVQTETSQKTYTVLFGFSSLWTAIWLGVLAGSLHRGLIAPKSLDFFEAYIHPWWGLYPFAMGLFVAAIFTFLASVYLIGEARSSELRKLFTRRAFGANIAVILTSLLLFVLSHSEMHSLFKDFITHPFALSCLIAATVLFFIQWIFIRTKKSIATRVTSAGQVVLILSGWFALYFPDVIRTTEGAISFQNAAAPESTLKMLVIALLVGSLFIFPSLFYLFKVFRKV from the coding sequence GTGATTGAAATATTAATCTTCTTTATTGGGGCCTCTTTAGTTCTTTACGTGCTTTTCGGTGGTGCGGATTATGGAGCTGGAATATTGGAGCTTCTACCCACCCCTGCCCGCCTACGAGATGGACAAAAGGAACTCATTAACTATGCGATGGGTCCCGTCTGGGAAGCCAATCACATGTGGTTAGTTTTAATTATTGTGATTCTCTTTAACGGTTTCCCCTTAATCTTCACAACGCTGATGACAAGTTTGCACATTCCGATGGTGGCACTACTGATCGGAATCGTCGTGCGCGGAACTGCTTTTACGTTCCGTCACTACGATGCCGTTCAAACTGAAACGTCGCAAAAAACCTATACAGTTCTTTTCGGTTTCTCGAGTCTTTGGACAGCTATTTGGCTCGGCGTTTTAGCAGGCAGTCTGCACCGAGGATTAATCGCTCCAAAAAGTTTAGATTTCTTTGAAGCCTATATTCATCCATGGTGGGGACTCTATCCCTTTGCCATGGGTCTATTTGTCGCGGCGATCTTCACATTTTTAGCAAGCGTTTACCTCATCGGAGAAGCCAGATCTTCAGAGTTACGAAAGCTCTTTACTCGAAGAGCGTTCGGCGCCAACATTGCCGTCATCCTTACAAGTTTACTGCTATTCGTTCTTTCTCATTCAGAAATGCACTCACTTTTTAAGGACTTTATCACCCATCCTTTTGCTTTAAGCTGCTTAATTGCCGCAACAGTTTTATTTTTTATCCAGTGGATTTTTATTCGCACAAAAAAATCTATTGCCACTCGGGTGACATCAGCAGGCCAAGTTGTTTTGATACTTTCGGGATGGTTTGCGCTTTATTTTCCTGATGTTATTAGAACTACGGAAGGCGCGATTAGTTTTCAAAATGCCGCCGCCCCAGAAAGCACGCTAAAAATGCTGGTGATTGCACTTTTAGTGGGAAGTCTTTTTATCTTCCCAAGTCTTTTTTATCTTTTTAAGGTTTTTAGAAAGGTTTAG
- a CDS encoding putative hemolysin (COG1253 Hemolysins and related proteins containing CBS domains), translating to MAFVTVSKQQLKQISNQSRNARRLLQLKKNPERTLSVIQIGITVVGAIAAAVGGAGAEGALGPWLVKTYGLSVKTAEVVAILSVVLPISYLSVVVGELVPKTMALRYPTGIALAVAPGLYFAEKILMPAVRALEWSTHFVLKLMRFAVPENSGKDETIYIEDLPRQTKQYVINLVNTEKKLAREIMDPWEKVISVDRANTLEEVVSKVSEFRHTRLPVTSGKEVVGLLNTKELLTALRHGSTDWQSLERPILRFKSFDTLFTILRKMQEQKSHLAVIYDQVTPVGIVTMEDIFEEIIGDVFDEDDDGALMRILAAKAKRRPGGGVITGE from the coding sequence ATGGCATTCGTGACGGTGAGTAAACAGCAACTAAAACAAATCTCTAATCAAAGTCGCAATGCGCGTCGACTCTTGCAGCTTAAGAAAAACCCAGAGCGTACATTGTCAGTCATTCAAATTGGTATCACTGTTGTGGGTGCGATAGCGGCTGCCGTTGGGGGAGCTGGAGCTGAGGGGGCTTTGGGACCCTGGTTGGTAAAGACCTATGGGTTGAGTGTTAAAACCGCCGAAGTGGTGGCTATTCTTTCAGTGGTTCTGCCGATTTCCTATTTAAGTGTGGTGGTGGGGGAGCTAGTTCCTAAAACGATGGCTTTGCGTTACCCCACAGGAATTGCACTTGCCGTAGCTCCAGGTCTTTACTTTGCAGAAAAGATTCTAATGCCCGCCGTGCGAGCTTTGGAGTGGTCTACACATTTTGTCTTAAAGTTGATGCGCTTTGCGGTGCCGGAAAATTCTGGCAAAGATGAAACGATTTACATTGAGGATCTGCCACGCCAAACAAAACAGTATGTGATTAACTTAGTGAATACGGAAAAAAAACTAGCGCGTGAAATTATGGACCCATGGGAGAAGGTAATTTCTGTGGATCGCGCGAACACTTTAGAAGAAGTTGTCTCTAAAGTGTCAGAGTTTAGACATACGCGATTGCCAGTCACTTCAGGAAAAGAAGTCGTAGGACTTTTAAATACCAAAGAGTTGCTGACAGCTCTTCGTCATGGGTCGACAGATTGGCAAAGTCTAGAGCGTCCTATTCTTCGTTTTAAATCTTTTGATACGCTCTTTACGATTCTTCGCAAGATGCAAGAGCAGAAGTCTCACTTAGCAGTGATTTATGATCAGGTGACTCCGGTAGGAATCGTCACAATGGAGGACATCTTTGAAGAAATCATCGGGGATGTTTTTGACGAGGATGATGACGGTGCTTTGATGCGAATTCTTGCTGCCAAAGCAAAGCGTCGTCCAGGAGGGGGAGTTATAACTGGTGAGTGA
- a CDS encoding hypothetical protein (COG1577 Mevalonate kinase), translating into MSLVFSIPGKTFLAGEYLVLQEGPALVFLSEPRFELEADKGQGNVLGIHPDSPAGLFIQSHKEYFAGWDLKFHDSYQSKGGFGASTAQFLGVYSLWLYQEAPQQDMEKILDFRHLLEEYYKVAWNGEGFRPSGVDLVGQLKGSLTFVDKRQGVIAVKAWPFSNLEFFIVHTGNKVATHEHLKTLKPFDSSGLLKAFNSIRLSMDKMDEGLFISGINGYAQELADLQLTCAPTSKLLEEVQGLEGVVAAKGCGALGADVIMVVTLKGHHLALSEYLEHRGLSVLASSSDIASGLQIKGTV; encoded by the coding sequence ATGTCTTTGGTGTTTTCTATTCCTGGAAAAACATTCTTAGCGGGAGAGTATCTTGTTTTACAAGAGGGGCCCGCACTTGTTTTTCTATCAGAGCCTCGCTTTGAGTTAGAAGCTGATAAAGGCCAAGGCAATGTTCTTGGTATTCATCCGGATTCTCCAGCGGGTTTATTTATTCAAAGTCACAAAGAGTACTTTGCAGGATGGGATTTGAAGTTTCACGATTCTTATCAAAGTAAAGGTGGCTTCGGAGCTTCAACAGCGCAGTTCTTAGGTGTGTATTCTCTTTGGCTTTACCAAGAGGCTCCACAACAGGATATGGAAAAGATTCTCGATTTCCGTCATCTCTTAGAGGAGTACTATAAAGTCGCTTGGAACGGAGAAGGATTTCGCCCAAGTGGTGTCGATCTTGTGGGCCAGTTAAAAGGGTCATTGACCTTTGTTGATAAGCGCCAAGGTGTCATCGCGGTGAAGGCGTGGCCATTTTCAAATTTAGAATTTTTCATTGTACATACTGGAAATAAAGTTGCGACCCATGAACATTTAAAAACTTTGAAGCCCTTCGATAGCTCGGGTCTTCTCAAAGCTTTTAATAGCATCCGCCTTTCAATGGATAAGATGGATGAGGGATTATTTATTTCTGGTATCAATGGTTACGCGCAAGAGCTGGCAGATTTGCAACTTACTTGCGCTCCGACTAGCAAGCTCTTGGAAGAAGTGCAGGGGCTTGAAGGGGTTGTTGCAGCCAAAGGCTGTGGCGCTCTTGGGGCCGATGTTATTATGGTGGTCACTCTGAAAGGACATCATCTCGCACTTTCAGAATATTTAGAGCATCGTGGTCTTTCAGTATTAGCATCTTCGTCAGATATTGCATCTGGTTTACAAATTAAGGGTACAGTATGA
- a CDS encoding 23S rRNA methyltransferase (COG0566 rRNA methylases), translated as MIDISSNTNPHFRRWVDLNTSRGIKKHQEFILMGEKLVHEFLKNPSFKIKSEIICEGQRPLTSGKLAQSEKVTVFKLAKNLFREVDTIGTGFNLLILEPKEILPLSESKAKGLELICPLGDPTNLGALARSALAFGASKIILTEESCSPYLPKAIKASAGALLKMPIAKVGKFSEFISGRDDIFALDLKGENIARFPWPKDLYLAVGEEGPGFSGVQGLNKLSIPTQGVESLNATVAVSIALYEASKRL; from the coding sequence ATGATCGATATCTCTTCGAATACAAATCCACATTTTCGCCGCTGGGTAGATCTTAATACCTCTCGTGGAATCAAGAAACATCAAGAGTTTATCCTTATGGGTGAAAAGCTTGTACACGAGTTTCTAAAAAACCCGAGTTTCAAAATTAAAAGCGAAATCATTTGCGAAGGGCAAAGACCTTTAACTTCTGGAAAGCTGGCCCAATCCGAAAAGGTCACTGTCTTTAAGTTGGCGAAGAACCTATTTCGCGAAGTGGATACCATTGGCACTGGATTTAACTTACTGATTCTTGAACCTAAAGAAATCCTACCCTTAAGCGAAAGCAAAGCTAAGGGACTAGAGCTCATCTGCCCTCTGGGGGACCCTACTAATCTAGGAGCCCTCGCTCGCTCGGCTTTAGCTTTTGGCGCCTCAAAAATCATTCTGACGGAAGAGTCCTGCTCTCCTTACTTGCCTAAGGCTATCAAAGCCTCTGCCGGCGCTCTTTTAAAAATGCCGATCGCGAAGGTTGGGAAATTTTCTGAGTTCATTTCAGGGAGAGATGACATTTTCGCCTTGGATTTAAAAGGTGAAAACATAGCGCGCTTCCCTTGGCCTAAAGATTTATATTTAGCTGTTGGTGAAGAGGGGCCGGGATTTAGCGGCGTACAGGGGCTTAACAAGCTCTCTATCCCCACACAAGGAGTCGAGTCACTCAATGCCACCGTAGCAGTGAGCATTGCTCTCTATGAGGCTTCTAAAAGACTCTGA
- a CDS encoding osmotically inducible protein C (COG1764 Predicted redox protein, regulator of disulfide bond formation), which yields MNRRATALWTGDILSGKGQLSTESKVLQSVPYSFATRFEDTPGTNPEELIAAAHAGCFTMALSGALKKNGHTAENLETQCTVSIEKSGDGFKITKSQLNLKAKVPGLEHAQLLKIAEEVKKSCPVSQALKIDMELKVAEL from the coding sequence ATGAATCGACGCGCGACAGCCCTGTGGACAGGCGATATTCTTTCTGGCAAAGGTCAGCTCTCAACTGAAAGCAAAGTCTTGCAAAGTGTACCCTATTCATTTGCAACTCGCTTCGAAGATACTCCGGGGACAAATCCCGAAGAACTCATTGCTGCTGCTCATGCTGGCTGCTTCACCATGGCTCTTTCGGGTGCTCTAAAAAAGAACGGACACACCGCCGAGAATCTAGAAACTCAATGCACTGTGAGCATAGAAAAATCTGGCGATGGTTTTAAAATCACAAAGTCACAACTAAACCTCAAAGCAAAGGTGCCAGGACTTGAGCATGCCCAACTTTTAAAGATTGCTGAAGAGGTCAAAAAATCTTGTCCAGTTTCTCAAGCTCTTAAAATTGATATGGAACTAAAAGTTGCCGAGCTCTAA
- a CDS encoding diphosphomevalonate decarboxylase (COG3407 Mevalonate pyrophosphate decarboxylase): MNQVLVSAPSNIALIKYMGKIEGTGNKPTNASLSYTLENLKTFVRLTEISEDQDRWAPLVREDLEKIELSEKGQKRFLNHLQLIKSKFGVSKNYLVESANNFPSDCGLASSASSFAALTMAAAKMFQGINPQPWGEDPKVLSELSRQGSGSSCRSFFTPWALWKEEYAQPVNLELKNLHHMVVVVEDSKKEVSSSDAHKQVTTSPRFTGRVERAELRLADLLQALQFNDWHMAQQIVWDEFIDMHRLFETAQPAFSYMTAGSHQVIEDCKNFFNRWQDGPLVTMDAGANVHLLFRYDQKKSFEEYREHFQKDFKVLAFEGIKEDVH, from the coding sequence ATGAATCAGGTTTTAGTTTCAGCTCCATCAAATATCGCGTTGATTAAGTATATGGGGAAAATCGAAGGCACAGGCAATAAGCCTACGAATGCTTCTTTATCTTATACCTTAGAAAACTTAAAAACTTTCGTGCGACTCACAGAGATTTCTGAAGATCAAGATCGTTGGGCGCCGCTTGTAAGGGAAGATCTAGAAAAGATCGAACTATCTGAAAAAGGTCAGAAAAGATTTCTTAATCACTTACAGCTTATAAAATCTAAATTCGGTGTTTCTAAAAACTATCTTGTGGAATCGGCGAATAACTTTCCTTCAGACTGTGGACTTGCATCTTCGGCTTCAAGCTTTGCCGCTTTGACAATGGCAGCAGCTAAAATGTTTCAAGGAATAAACCCTCAACCTTGGGGAGAAGACCCGAAGGTTCTTTCTGAGCTTTCAAGACAGGGTTCAGGGTCCTCGTGCCGTTCGTTCTTTACGCCATGGGCGCTTTGGAAAGAAGAATATGCTCAGCCAGTAAATCTTGAGCTTAAAAATCTTCATCACATGGTTGTTGTTGTAGAAGACTCAAAAAAAGAAGTCTCTAGCTCAGACGCACACAAACAAGTTACAACGAGTCCACGCTTTACGGGGCGTGTAGAGAGAGCAGAGCTTCGCTTAGCGGATTTGCTTCAGGCCTTGCAGTTTAACGATTGGCACATGGCTCAGCAGATTGTTTGGGATGAGTTTATTGATATGCATAGATTGTTTGAGACAGCTCAGCCTGCGTTTAGCTATATGACCGCTGGCTCTCATCAGGTGATTGAAGACTGCAAAAACTTCTTTAATCGTTGGCAAGACGGTCCGCTGGTAACAATGGATGCGGGGGCTAATGTGCATTTACTTTTCAGATATGATCAAAAGAAATCATTTGAAGAATATCGTGAACACTTCCAGAAGGATTTCAAAGTCCTAGCTTTTGAAGGTATCAAAGAAGATGTCCACTGA
- a CDS encoding phenylalanyl-tRNA synthetase, alpha subunit (COG0016 Phenylalanyl-tRNA synthetase alpha subunit): MSTSKLESIKETALAAFKAAENSKTLYDLKVQYLGKSGSLTEIMKEMATLPKEEKPLFGKMVNEVKQVLEAAYLEAEENLKKKEISAKMASEEIDMTLPSFARPKGTQHPVQIVTDEIFSIMARLGYSVRTGPLIEKDYYNFEALNIPADHPARDMQDTFFIDKTHVLRTHTSPIQIHSLESEKLPLRIVGTGPVFRCDSDISHLPNFHQIEALCVDEKVSMADLKGTISFFVREFFGAGLKTRFRPSFFPFTEPSAEVDCSCPICKGKGCSLCKQSGWIEIGGCGLVNPKVFQAAKIEYPKWQGFAFGFGIERMAIIKYGIEDIRLFPENDVKFLRQFVK, encoded by the coding sequence ATGTCGACATCAAAATTAGAATCAATTAAAGAAACCGCCTTAGCTGCTTTTAAAGCCGCTGAGAACTCCAAAACGCTTTATGATCTAAAAGTGCAGTACCTTGGTAAATCTGGGTCACTGACAGAGATTATGAAAGAAATGGCCACTTTGCCAAAAGAGGAAAAACCGCTTTTTGGTAAAATGGTGAATGAAGTAAAGCAAGTCCTTGAAGCTGCCTACTTGGAAGCAGAAGAAAATCTTAAGAAGAAAGAAATCTCTGCGAAGATGGCCTCTGAAGAGATTGACATGACTCTTCCAAGTTTTGCTCGCCCTAAGGGAACTCAACATCCGGTGCAAATCGTCACGGATGAGATTTTCTCAATCATGGCGCGCCTTGGGTATAGTGTGCGCACAGGGCCACTTATAGAAAAAGATTATTACAATTTCGAGGCCTTGAATATTCCTGCAGACCATCCTGCGCGTGACATGCAGGATACTTTCTTTATTGATAAGACACACGTTCTGCGCACTCATACATCTCCGATTCAAATTCACTCTTTAGAGTCAGAAAAATTGCCTCTAAGAATCGTAGGTACGGGGCCAGTGTTCCGTTGCGATAGCGATATTTCTCACTTACCAAATTTCCATCAGATTGAAGCTCTTTGTGTCGACGAAAAGGTTTCAATGGCGGATCTAAAAGGTACGATCTCATTCTTCGTAAGAGAGTTTTTCGGAGCGGGATTGAAAACTCGTTTCCGTCCTAGCTTCTTCCCATTTACAGAACCTTCAGCAGAAGTGGATTGCTCTTGCCCGATTTGTAAAGGCAAGGGATGCAGCCTGTGTAAGCAGTCAGGTTGGATTGAAATCGGTGGTTGTGGACTTGTGAATCCAAAAGTTTTCCAAGCCGCTAAAATTGAATATCCGAAATGGCAAGGTTTTGCGTTTGGTTTTGGTATCGAGCGCATGGCGATCATTAAATACGGTATCGAAGATATTCGCCTCTTCCCTGAAAACGACGTTAAATTCTTAAGGCAGTTTGTAAAATGA